One part of the Sulfolobus tengchongensis genome encodes these proteins:
- a CDS encoding cupin domain-containing protein produces MEVLKRVDKQEELKKEVMELAKQIEQDDLKVVTFMEYTTPPEKIKPKVIKFEKVLPLLEKIAELGKIEKGVAKIMFYSPSTARNRGLTPTMMAGFQLLKPGASTKPHSHNMASIYFVFKGKGYSVIGNERIEWKAGDVFVVPANDIHYHVNTGDEDSILFDVTDSGLIESLGILEFRE; encoded by the coding sequence ATGGAAGTATTGAAAAGAGTTGATAAGCAAGAGGAATTAAAAAAAGAGGTTATGGAATTAGCTAAACAGATAGAACAAGATGATTTAAAAGTTGTAACTTTCATGGAATACACTACTCCTCCTGAAAAAATTAAACCAAAAGTAATAAAATTTGAGAAAGTATTGCCGTTATTGGAGAAGATAGCTGAATTAGGAAAGATTGAAAAAGGCGTTGCTAAGATTATGTTCTATTCTCCTTCTACGGCTAGAAATAGGGGTCTGACACCAACGATGATGGCAGGGTTTCAACTACTTAAGCCAGGAGCATCCACTAAACCACATTCACATAATATGGCCTCAATTTATTTCGTGTTTAAAGGGAAGGGATATTCAGTGATAGGTAATGAGAGAATAGAGTGGAAAGCTGGTGACGTTTTTGTAGTACCTGCAAATGACATTCACTATCATGTTAATACTGGCGATGAGGATTCTATATTGTTTGACGTTACTGACTCTGGGTTAATTGAAAGTTTAGGTATACTGGAATTTAGAGAATAA
- a CDS encoding haloacid dehalogenase: MFVQKIKNYLDSINGVLQERFENREKLLLMARELIRFCGETISLSHKGRREEALKKYELAISKAFEIEKIISNFPELLYGDVGVAFQELAEASVVVSLYFNVDLKLPNELGIPDIYYITGIADAIGEMRRRVLELLKKNEVEEAEKTYQIMEELYELLWEFEYPKSLVPGLRQKIDSLRRILEETNHDIFLAKLGRS, translated from the coding sequence ATGTTCGTTCAAAAAATTAAGAACTACTTAGATTCAATTAATGGTGTTCTTCAAGAAAGATTTGAGAATAGAGAAAAACTATTGCTAATGGCTAGAGAGTTGATAAGGTTTTGCGGAGAGACTATTTCACTATCGCATAAAGGTAGACGTGAAGAGGCATTAAAAAAGTATGAACTAGCTATATCTAAAGCTTTTGAAATAGAGAAAATCATCAGCAATTTTCCTGAATTGTTATATGGTGATGTAGGAGTTGCTTTTCAAGAACTTGCTGAAGCTTCAGTTGTAGTTTCGTTGTATTTTAATGTTGATTTGAAATTACCTAATGAATTAGGTATCCCAGACATATACTATATAACTGGAATTGCTGACGCAATTGGTGAAATGAGAAGAAGGGTATTAGAATTACTTAAGAAGAATGAGGTTGAAGAGGCAGAAAAAACATATCAAATAATGGAAGAATTATATGAACTATTATGGGAGTTCGAATACCCTAAATCTCTCGTACCAGGTTTAAGACAGAAAATAGACAGTTTAAGAAGAATTTTAGAGGAAACAAATCATGACATATTTTTGGCTAAGCTCGGTAGGTCTTAA
- the carA gene encoding glutamine-hydrolyzing carbamoyl-phosphate synthase small subunit, translated as MESWNEKGYLYLEDGTLVEGYGFGAKGIRAGEIVFTTAMNGYVESLTDPSYKGQILIITHPLVGNYGIPEKKYQQGILTNFESERIQVEGLVVAEHTYPIKWNSSMTLHEWLKSEGIPGVFDVDTRMLVKKIRTYGTMMGIIASGSEIDNPRKYLEKKYDEIDFTQFTSPKSPIFHPNNGPIIVVVDCGIKHGILYGLYQRGFSIVRVPCNYSANQVIQFNPKGIVFSNGPGNPNLLENQIKAFSELAEYKLPILGICLGHQIATLSLGGKIKKMKFGHRAINKPVIEINSNKCYISTHNHGYGIISKNDIPPNTKVWFYNPDDGTIEGLIHEKLPIITTQFHPEARPGPWDTTWVFDRFKVMVSGK; from the coding sequence ATGGAATCATGGAATGAGAAAGGTTATTTATATCTAGAAGATGGAACATTAGTTGAAGGATACGGCTTCGGAGCCAAAGGGATTAGAGCAGGAGAAATAGTGTTCACTACTGCAATGAACGGCTACGTAGAAAGCTTAACGGATCCTTCATATAAAGGACAGATATTAATTATTACACATCCATTGGTAGGAAACTACGGAATTCCAGAAAAGAAATATCAGCAAGGAATACTAACAAACTTCGAATCAGAGAGAATTCAAGTGGAAGGCCTAGTAGTGGCTGAACACACTTACCCTATTAAATGGAATTCCTCTATGACTCTACACGAATGGTTAAAATCAGAAGGTATCCCGGGCGTATTTGATGTAGACACCAGAATGTTAGTGAAAAAAATCAGAACATATGGAACTATGATGGGAATTATAGCCTCTGGATCAGAAATAGATAACCCAAGAAAATATTTGGAAAAGAAATACGATGAAATAGACTTTACACAATTCACTTCTCCGAAATCTCCAATATTTCATCCAAATAATGGCCCTATAATAGTTGTAGTTGACTGTGGAATAAAACATGGTATTTTGTATGGACTATATCAGAGAGGATTTTCTATAGTTAGAGTGCCTTGTAATTATAGCGCTAATCAAGTAATTCAGTTCAATCCTAAAGGAATTGTATTCAGTAATGGCCCTGGAAACCCCAATTTATTGGAAAATCAGATAAAAGCGTTCTCTGAGTTAGCCGAGTATAAGCTTCCAATACTAGGAATTTGTCTAGGACATCAAATTGCAACACTATCTTTAGGAGGAAAGATTAAGAAGATGAAATTTGGACATAGAGCAATAAATAAACCAGTTATAGAAATCAATTCAAATAAATGTTATATTTCCACTCATAATCACGGCTATGGCATTATATCGAAAAATGATATTCCACCTAATACTAAGGTTTGGTTCTATAACCCAGATGACGGGACAATAGAGGGTCTAATTCATGAAAAATTACCAATTATTACAACTCAATTTCACCCGGAGGCTAGACCGGGACCTTGGGATACAACTTGGGTATTTGACAGATTTAAGGTTATGGTGAGCGGAAAATGA
- the argH gene encoding argininosuccinate lyase has product MLYRSWGTNKDEVINYTSSIDTDNAILEEVKMTMKAHIISLYLGGYITKEIAKRLLSSLNEFKEIGQGYEDIHEALEDFLLKKVGEDAGWIGLGRSRNDHVATALRLKLRNEMIEILVEINNLRKTLLNKAKEHISTIFPSYTHLQLAQPTTFAHYLTYIEEELESRWELLFSALKQVNRSPLGSGAIVGSNVKIDRIKEAELLGFDDIIYNTMSATASRADLISAISELTVLMTALSRIAEDLVFFSSNKLVTLPDSHVSTSSLMPQKRNPVTMEILRAKAGESIGILVSLLSIYKGIPIGYNLDLQEMNKYYWLLVDYVKSSLKVLNSLISQIKVNNVKIDESSLATDDAEILSINKRIPYRSAYFEIAKKVREGSYKSTLKIEESINMKAVIGSPNFDLITNLIKIKEIKLEEDIKKIEEYKLRILSKIGELQVIEDGIME; this is encoded by the coding sequence ATGCTGTACAGAAGCTGGGGCACTAACAAGGATGAGGTAATTAACTACACTTCCTCTATTGATACCGATAATGCAATACTAGAAGAAGTAAAAATGACGATGAAGGCGCATATTATCAGCCTTTATCTGGGCGGATACATTACCAAGGAGATTGCCAAAAGATTACTTTCTTCACTAAACGAATTTAAAGAAATAGGTCAAGGATATGAGGATATTCATGAGGCATTAGAAGATTTTCTCCTGAAAAAAGTAGGTGAAGATGCTGGATGGATCGGATTAGGCAGAAGTAGGAACGATCATGTGGCCACGGCTTTGAGATTAAAACTTAGAAATGAAATGATAGAAATTCTAGTAGAAATTAATAACCTAAGGAAAACTCTTCTAAATAAGGCAAAAGAACATATATCAACTATTTTTCCCTCATATACACATTTACAATTAGCCCAGCCTACTACCTTTGCCCATTATTTAACTTATATTGAAGAAGAGTTAGAGTCTCGATGGGAACTTCTATTTTCAGCCTTAAAGCAAGTTAATAGATCTCCCTTAGGTTCTGGTGCAATAGTAGGCTCAAACGTGAAAATTGATAGAATAAAGGAAGCGGAGTTACTAGGTTTTGACGATATAATATATAATACCATGTCAGCTACAGCATCAAGAGCAGATTTAATTTCAGCCATTTCAGAATTGACGGTATTAATGACAGCGTTAAGTAGAATAGCTGAGGATTTAGTTTTCTTTTCTTCAAATAAATTAGTCACATTACCAGACTCACATGTAAGCACAAGTAGTTTGATGCCCCAAAAAAGAAATCCAGTTACAATGGAAATATTAAGGGCAAAGGCAGGAGAATCGATAGGCATACTAGTATCATTACTTTCTATATATAAAGGAATTCCCATTGGATATAATCTAGATTTACAAGAAATGAATAAATACTATTGGCTACTAGTTGATTACGTTAAATCTTCTCTTAAGGTTTTAAATTCTTTGATTAGTCAAATAAAAGTAAATAATGTAAAAATTGATGAGTCAAGCCTAGCAACTGATGATGCTGAAATACTTTCCATAAATAAAAGGATACCTTATCGGTCAGCCTACTTCGAAATAGCCAAGAAAGTAAGGGAAGGATCTTATAAGTCAACTTTAAAAATAGAAGAATCAATTAATATGAAGGCAGTAATAGGGTCTCCTAATTTTGATTTAATAACTAACTTGATAAAAATTAAAGAAATAAAACTCGAGGAGGATATAAAGAAAATAGAGGAGTACAAGTTAAGAATTCTTTCAAAGATAGGAGAATTACAGGTGATTGAAGATGGAATCATGGAATGA
- a CDS encoding 3-hydroxyacyl-CoA dehydrogenase family protein: MLIYMKRINTVTVIGAGVIGVGWTTLLLSKGYRVNLYTEKHETLEKGLVKVSNYLNNLKTLGIVDKEPEEYLKNLTTTTKIDEAISETDFVIEAIIEDYNAKKKVFSYIDSKLSENIVIASSTSGLLMSEIQKAMIKHPERGVVAHPWNPPHLLPLVEIVPGEKTSKETIETTKEFMEKIDRVTVVLKKEIPGFIGNRLAFALFREAINLVDEGVATVEDIDKVMTAAIGLRWAFMGPFLTYHLGGGEGGIEYFFNRGFGYGVNEWMHTLAKWDKFPYTAVKKVIEQMKEYEFIKNRSFQDLSKWRDEMLIRVYKAVWENKNKEDKKR, encoded by the coding sequence ATACTTATATATATGAAAAGAATTAATACAGTTACCGTAATAGGAGCTGGAGTCATTGGAGTTGGATGGACTACTCTATTACTATCTAAAGGTTATAGAGTAAATTTATATACAGAGAAACATGAAACGTTAGAAAAGGGTTTAGTTAAAGTATCTAACTATTTGAACAATTTAAAAACGCTCGGAATTGTTGACAAGGAACCAGAAGAATATCTGAAGAACCTTACTACTACTACTAAAATAGATGAGGCTATAAGTGAAACTGACTTCGTGATAGAGGCTATAATTGAAGATTATAACGCTAAGAAAAAAGTATTTAGTTATATCGATAGCAAACTATCAGAAAACATTGTAATCGCCAGTAGTACTTCTGGTTTGTTAATGAGTGAAATACAAAAAGCAATGATAAAACATCCAGAACGAGGAGTAGTAGCTCATCCTTGGAATCCTCCGCATTTATTACCCCTAGTTGAAATAGTACCAGGTGAGAAGACATCTAAAGAAACAATAGAGACAACTAAAGAATTCATGGAAAAAATAGATAGAGTTACTGTAGTTTTAAAGAAGGAAATTCCTGGATTTATTGGAAATAGGCTAGCTTTTGCACTATTTAGAGAAGCGATAAATTTAGTTGACGAGGGTGTAGCTACTGTCGAAGATATAGACAAAGTTATGACTGCAGCCATAGGCCTAAGATGGGCGTTTATGGGCCCATTTTTAACATATCATCTAGGCGGTGGTGAAGGAGGAATTGAGTATTTCTTTAACAGAGGGTTTGGTTATGGCGTTAACGAATGGATGCACACTTTGGCTAAATGGGATAAGTTTCCATATACTGCTGTCAAAAAAGTTATAGAACAAATGAAAGAATATGAATTTATAAAGAACAGAAGTTTTCAAGATTTATCGAAATGGAGAGATGAAATGTTAATAAGAGTTTATAAAGCTGTATGGGAAAACAAAAATAAAGAGGATAAAAAGAGATAA
- the carB gene encoding carbamoyl-phosphate synthase (glutamine-hydrolyzing) large subunit encodes MKETLKKVLVVGSGPIKIAEAAEFDYSGSQALKALKEEGIETILVNSNVATVQTSKKFADKLYMLPVVWWSVEKVIERERPDGIMIGFGGQSALNVGVDLYKKGILQKYDIKVLGTPIEGIEKALSREKFRETMIERKLPVPPSLSARSEEEAIKNARIVGYPVMVRVSFNLGGRGSMVAWTEEDLKKNIRRAISQSYIGEVLIEKYLYHWVELEYEVMRDKKGNSAVIACIENLDPMGVHTGESTVVAPCQTLDNLEYQNMRSYAIEVAKSIDLVGECNVQFALNPKAYEYYIIETNPRMSRSSALASKATGYPLAYVSAKLALGYELHEVINKVSGRTCACFEPSLDYIVIKIPRWDLSKFENVDQSLGTEMMSVGEVMSIGRSFEESLQKAVRMLDLGEPGVVGGKIYEAKMTKEEAIKYLKERRPYWFLYAAKAFKEGATIDEVYEATGVSKFFLNKIKDIVNFYEEIRKTKQIDKSVLRSAKKLGFSDDQLAKALGVSTDYIRKLREEWNVTPVVKLIDTLAGEWPAVTNYMYLTYNGTEDDIEFSQGNKLLIVGAGGFRIGVSVEFDWSVVSLMEAASKYFDEVAVLNYNPETVSTDWDVARKLYFDEINVERILDLIKKENFRYVATFSGGQIGNTVAKELEESGVRLLGTSGSSVDTAENREKFSKLLDKLGIPQPNWISATSLNEIKKFVNEVGFPVLVRPSYVLSGSSMKIAYTEEELYEYIRKATEVSPKYPVVISKYIEDAIEAEIDGVSDGIRVLGVTLEHVEEAGVHSGDATMSIPYRKLSESNVNKMREYVVSLARELKIRGPFNVQFVVKDNTPYIIELNLRASRSMPFSSKAKGINLINEATKAIFNGLDFSEDYYEPPSRYWAVKSAQFSWSQLRGAYPFLGPEMKSTGEAASFGVTFHDALLKSWLSSLPNRMPNRGGIALVYGEKNVNYLRTTAKNLIEYGLTVYTLSELPLQGIEVIDKMKAEELVRAKRVELVVTDGYLKKVDYNIRRTAVDYNIPIILNGRLGSEVSSAFLEYNSLTFYEISEYGGGI; translated from the coding sequence ATGAAGGAGACCTTAAAGAAAGTTCTAGTAGTTGGATCTGGGCCAATAAAGATAGCTGAAGCAGCAGAATTCGATTATAGCGGTAGTCAAGCATTAAAGGCGTTAAAAGAAGAGGGTATTGAAACAATATTAGTTAATTCCAACGTTGCAACAGTTCAGACAAGTAAAAAATTTGCTGATAAATTGTACATGTTGCCCGTAGTTTGGTGGTCTGTGGAGAAAGTTATAGAAAGAGAAAGGCCAGACGGAATAATGATAGGATTTGGAGGGCAAAGTGCTCTAAATGTTGGTGTAGATTTGTATAAAAAAGGTATATTACAAAAATATGATATAAAGGTTTTAGGGACACCAATAGAGGGTATAGAGAAGGCATTAAGCAGAGAGAAGTTTAGAGAAACGATGATAGAGAGAAAATTACCCGTACCACCTAGCTTATCGGCTAGAAGTGAAGAAGAAGCTATAAAGAACGCGAGAATTGTGGGATATCCCGTTATGGTGAGGGTAAGCTTTAATTTAGGTGGAAGAGGTTCAATGGTAGCCTGGACAGAAGAAGATCTTAAGAAGAATATTAGAAGAGCAATATCACAAAGTTACATAGGAGAGGTTTTAATTGAAAAATACTTATATCATTGGGTAGAATTGGAATATGAGGTAATGAGAGATAAAAAAGGCAATTCTGCAGTAATTGCGTGCATAGAGAATTTAGATCCTATGGGAGTTCATACCGGTGAATCCACAGTTGTTGCACCATGTCAAACTCTGGACAATCTAGAATATCAAAATATGAGAAGCTATGCGATAGAAGTAGCAAAGTCTATTGATTTAGTAGGTGAATGTAACGTACAATTTGCTCTAAATCCCAAAGCTTATGAATACTATATAATAGAAACTAATCCAAGAATGTCAAGATCAAGTGCATTAGCTAGTAAAGCCACTGGCTATCCATTAGCTTACGTATCTGCTAAGCTGGCGTTAGGATACGAACTTCATGAGGTTATAAATAAAGTATCTGGAAGAACATGTGCGTGTTTCGAACCAAGTTTAGATTATATAGTAATCAAAATACCTAGATGGGATCTAAGCAAATTCGAGAATGTGGATCAGTCATTAGGAACTGAAATGATGAGCGTTGGCGAGGTCATGAGTATTGGAAGATCATTTGAAGAAAGCTTACAGAAAGCTGTAAGAATGTTAGATCTTGGAGAACCAGGTGTTGTAGGTGGAAAAATATACGAGGCCAAAATGACAAAAGAGGAAGCTATAAAGTATTTGAAAGAAAGAAGGCCTTATTGGTTCTTATATGCGGCAAAGGCTTTCAAAGAAGGTGCAACAATAGATGAAGTATACGAGGCCACTGGAGTTAGCAAATTTTTCTTAAATAAAATAAAGGATATTGTTAACTTTTATGAAGAAATTAGAAAAACAAAACAAATAGATAAATCAGTATTAAGGTCTGCTAAGAAATTAGGATTTAGTGATGACCAGCTTGCTAAAGCATTAGGAGTTTCTACAGATTATATAAGGAAACTCAGAGAAGAATGGAACGTAACACCAGTAGTGAAGTTGATAGATACGTTAGCCGGAGAATGGCCAGCAGTTACTAACTATATGTACCTAACATATAATGGCACAGAAGATGATATTGAATTCTCACAAGGTAATAAGTTGCTTATAGTAGGTGCAGGTGGTTTCAGAATAGGGGTGTCAGTTGAGTTCGATTGGAGCGTAGTATCTCTAATGGAAGCTGCATCAAAGTATTTTGATGAAGTTGCTGTGCTTAATTATAATCCAGAAACTGTATCTACTGACTGGGATGTTGCAAGAAAACTCTACTTTGATGAGATTAATGTGGAGAGGATCCTAGACTTAATAAAGAAAGAAAACTTTAGGTATGTGGCTACGTTTTCTGGTGGGCAAATAGGTAATACTGTAGCTAAAGAGTTAGAAGAAAGTGGCGTGAGGCTACTAGGCACTTCGGGGAGTAGTGTTGACACAGCAGAGAACAGGGAAAAATTCTCTAAATTACTAGATAAGTTAGGTATTCCACAGCCTAATTGGATTTCAGCAACATCTTTAAATGAAATTAAGAAGTTTGTTAATGAAGTAGGTTTCCCAGTTTTAGTGAGGCCAAGTTACGTTTTAAGCGGATCGTCAATGAAAATTGCATATACTGAAGAGGAATTATATGAATATATAAGAAAAGCTACAGAAGTTTCTCCTAAATACCCAGTGGTAATTTCAAAGTACATAGAAGACGCAATAGAAGCGGAAATTGACGGGGTTTCTGATGGGATTAGGGTATTGGGAGTAACGTTAGAGCATGTTGAAGAAGCTGGGGTTCATAGTGGAGATGCCACTATGTCAATTCCTTACAGAAAACTATCTGAAAGTAACGTAAATAAAATGAGAGAATATGTAGTAAGCTTAGCTAGAGAACTAAAAATCAGAGGACCATTTAATGTACAATTTGTAGTTAAAGATAATACACCATATATAATTGAATTAAACCTCAGAGCTAGTAGATCAATGCCTTTCAGCAGTAAGGCTAAGGGTATAAATTTAATAAATGAAGCTACGAAAGCAATATTTAACGGACTAGATTTCTCAGAAGACTATTACGAACCTCCATCTAGATATTGGGCAGTAAAAAGTGCACAATTCTCCTGGTCTCAACTAAGAGGAGCCTATCCCTTCCTAGGACCAGAGATGAAAAGCACTGGTGAGGCTGCCTCATTTGGAGTCACTTTTCATGATGCACTTCTAAAGAGCTGGCTTTCTTCGTTACCTAATAGAATGCCAAATAGGGGAGGAATTGCACTAGTATATGGGGAAAAGAACGTTAACTACTTGAGAACTACCGCAAAGAATTTAATTGAGTATGGTTTAACAGTTTATACTCTTTCAGAACTTCCATTACAAGGAATAGAGGTTATAGATAAGATGAAGGCTGAAGAGCTGGTAAGAGCTAAAAGAGTTGAGCTCGTGGTAACTGACGGTTATCTGAAGAAAGTTGATTATAATATTAGAAGAACAGCCGTTGATTACAATATTCCGATAATACTAAATGGCAGGCTTGGTAGTGAAGTGAGCAGTGCATTTCTAGAATATAATTCATTGACGTTCTATGAAATATCAGAATATGGAGGCGGGATATAG
- the lysX gene encoding lysine biosynthesis protein LysX — MKVALIVDIIRQEEKLLIKALNDRQIDYDVINVGQEPIPFNKALGKYDVGIIRPVSMYRALYSSAVLEASGVHTINSTEAISTCGDKILTYSKLFRNGVPIPDSIIAASPDAVMKAYEQMGFPLIDKPPIGSWGRMVSLIRDVYEGKTIIEHREMLNNSALKVHIVQEYIKYKERDIRCIVIGDNLLGCYARNIPPNEWRANVALGGNPTPIQVDDTIRELAIKSAKVVKGEFVSIDVLEHPTKGYVINELNDVPEFKGFLLATGINVAEKLVDYIIKTYRA, encoded by the coding sequence TTGAAAGTGGCCTTAATAGTAGATATAATAAGACAAGAAGAAAAGTTATTGATAAAAGCATTAAATGATAGGCAAATTGATTACGATGTTATTAACGTAGGTCAAGAACCAATACCCTTTAATAAAGCGCTCGGTAAATACGATGTTGGCATAATTAGACCAGTTAGCATGTATAGAGCACTTTATTCCTCTGCTGTATTAGAAGCCTCTGGTGTGCATACAATAAATTCCACAGAAGCTATTAGTACTTGTGGAGATAAAATATTGACATATTCAAAACTATTTAGGAATGGAGTTCCTATACCGGATTCTATAATAGCTGCTTCTCCCGATGCAGTAATGAAAGCCTATGAGCAAATGGGATTCCCGTTAATAGACAAACCTCCTATAGGAAGTTGGGGACGAATGGTATCCCTTATAAGGGACGTATATGAGGGGAAGACAATTATAGAGCATAGAGAGATGTTAAACAACTCGGCATTAAAAGTTCACATAGTTCAAGAATACATCAAATATAAGGAGAGAGATATTAGGTGTATAGTTATTGGAGATAATTTGTTAGGTTGTTATGCGAGGAATATTCCGCCAAATGAGTGGAGAGCGAACGTAGCATTAGGAGGAAATCCAACACCTATTCAAGTAGATGACACTATAAGGGAATTGGCAATAAAATCCGCTAAAGTGGTTAAGGGTGAATTCGTATCCATAGATGTATTAGAGCATCCTACTAAAGGGTACGTTATAAATGAATTAAACGATGTACCAGAATTTAAGGGATTTCTATTAGCAACTGGTATTAACGTTGCAGAGAAACTGGTAGATTACATTATTAAGACCTACCGAGCTTAG